The following coding sequences lie in one Crassostrea angulata isolate pt1a10 chromosome 10, ASM2561291v2, whole genome shotgun sequence genomic window:
- the LOC128167451 gene encoding E3 ubiquitin-protein ligase TRIM36-like, with amino-acid sequence MVTEPFVIIFQWINSKLCLAMDPWNSAQDVVRCTLCQTPKDPMHCEVCHIHLCKDCVEKHLSDFSKVHKVVTFKQYLTTLKYPMCRKHPAKQCEFHCEQCDIPFCAKCVSSGKHLRHKTVDISINIENKKKLLQNDLQELEKNIYPRYLDLASDIPVQKADLSRNSQLLTTAINKQGEVWHREIDTIVKNLTSDVYKMECEHMTVLGHHEVNITQNISKITEAIEDLKEILESDDILLISEYKPKNAEFRRLPSKVKVSLPNFVPKNIIRNWLIQQFGSLSTLSFTTEEQEYKIPTQRAEFSPPDRSLIDVPRVITAIDTGYKCLNSVDCLNDDKIWTCGDGKILKLYNLQKEIVKSVETKFENQTRDIAVTRNENLVFTEYNDRTVNVLYENEQMQAVIKITGWIPRSLCCTSSNDLLVVMESDDYKQIKVVRYSGATEKQRYQFDDKKRPLYSSGSVKYICENRNRDICVSDCRVHAVVVVNQTGKLRFTYTGPPSTTKESFGPVGIATDSLSRILTADWNNHRIHIVNEDGQFLRYINNCDLLSPWGLCVDSSDNLFVAEWGTAIVKKIKYCI; translated from the exons ATGGTTACCGAACCTTTTGTGATTATATTTCAATGGATTAATAGCAA ATTGTGTCTAGCGATGGACCCCTGGAACAGCGCCCAGGATGTTGTACGCTGCACCCTGTGTCAAACTCCTAAAGACCCCATGCACTGTGAAGTTTGTCATATACATCTATGTAAAGATTGTGTAGAAAAGCATTTATCTGATTTCTCTAAAGTTCACAAAGTGGTCACATTCAAACAATACTTGACGACTCTGAAATATCCTATGTGCAGGAAACATCCCGCCAAACAATGTGAATTccactgtgaacaatgtgacattccttTTTGTGCAAAATGTGTTTCTTCCGGAAAACATTTAAGACACAAGACAGTTGACATTTCTATtaacattgaaaacaaaaagaaactcTTGCAGAATGATTTGCAGGAATTGGAGAAAAACATCTATCCACGCTATCTAGATCTTGCATCTGACATTCCAGTACAGAAAGCTGACCTAAGTAGAAACTCGCAGTTATTGACAACAGCCATCAACAAACAGGGAGAAGTttggcacagagaaatagacaccattGTAAAGAACCTTACATCTGACGTCTATAAAATGGAATGCGAACATATGACTGTGCTTGGTCATCATGAAGTCAATATCAcccaaaatatttctaaaatcacCGAAGCTATAGAAGATCTGAAAGAAATATTGGAATCTGACGATATTTTGCTTATCTCAGAGTATAAACCAAAAAATGCTGAATTTAGAAGATTGCCGTCAAAAGTCAAAGTGTCCTTACCAAATTTTGTGCCAAAAAACATAATAAGAAATTGGCTTAttcaacagtttggttctctttCAACATTATCTTTTACAACCGAGGAACAGGAATACAAAATACCGACCCAGAGAGCAGAGTTCTCTCCTCCAGACCGGTCGCTGATCGATGTACCTCGGGTGATCACAGCTATAGATACCGGGTATAAATGCCTAAACAGCGTAGATTGTTTGAACGATGATAAGATCTGGACGTGTGGAGATGGAAAAATTCTGAAACTTTATAACCTTCAGAAAGAAATAGTGAAGTCAGTTGAAACCAAATTTGAGAATCAGACACGGGACATAGCAGTTACTAGGAACGAAAATCTAGTTTTTACCGAATACAATGACAGAACTGTTAACGTGCTGTATGAGAATGAACAGATGCAGGCAGTGATCAAAATAACGGGTTGGATTCCTAGAAGTTTATGTTGTACCTCATCGAACGACCTTCTTGTTGTCATGGAGAGTGATGATTATAAACAGATAAAAGTCGTGCGCTACTCTGGCGCCACAGAAAAACAACGCTATCAGTTTGATGACAAAAAAAggcctctctattcatctgggtCCGTAAAATACATCTGTGAGAACAGGAATCGCGATATTTGCGTAAGTGACTGTAGAGTCCACGCGGTAGTGGTAGTCAATCAGACCGGGAAACTCCgctttacctacactggtcctccctctactaccaaggaaTCTTTCGGTCCTGTTGGTATTGCTACCGACAGCCTGAGTCGGATCCTTACAGCAGACTGGAACAATCACCGTATCCACATTGTAAATGAAGATGGACAGTTCCTGCGATACATAAACAACTGTGATTTACTCTCTCCctggggtttatgtgtggactccagtgacaacctctttgtggcagAGTGGGGCACGgcaatagtaaaaaaaatcaaatattgcatTTAA
- the LOC128167159 gene encoding uncharacterized protein LOC128167159 isoform X2, whose protein sequence is MDFQFSFCVFYWTFFVFCLMRCGPLNQENEMVTPSTKNIPVSEQKLLRNFMDALDRLDHDKYSDISFHSIENVNGEYEFDISELLADHDVTGVDLIWTTSIYNSCRFLWAGNDIRLHGRRINSFVFFDFNHLFAMERSSKLIKIRLLPTPNCPLQNKPTNSFLVIYRNLSKGPVLQKLQELRISRIKRDSKSLQPLGTKYINKLKREVKSNTKDPGCHLVPWTVDFIRLQWDTFIVAPVIYEANACQRTRAQCKQTETYCLHSRSKKPSNYEVLRHIYSTQLGVSPPGNSSCKPSKYGSLTMMLYDRDRDLYEIRIVPNMRVLECECSTCSLG, encoded by the exons ATGGATTTTCAATTCAGTTTTTGCGTCTTTTATTGgacattctttgttttttgtttaatgagATGTGGACCACTGAATCAAGAGAATGAAATGGTCACCCCGTCTACGAAAAACATCCCTGTATCAGAGCAGAAATTACTCAGGAATTTTATGGACGCGCTCGACAGATTAGACCATGATAAATATTCcgacatttcatttcattctaTAG AAAACGTGAATGGTGAGTACGAATTCGACATCAGCGAACTTCTGGCTGACCATGACGTCACAGGGGTGGATCTCATCTGGACAACATCTATATATAACTCCTGTCGGTTCTTATGGGCGGGGAATGACATCA gATTACATGGAAGACGCATTAACagctttgttttctttgattttaatcacCTGTTCGCAATGGAGCGCTCCTCTAAACTGATTAAAATTCGATTGTTGCCAACACCGAATTGCCCCCTTCAAAACAAACCGACAAACTCGTTTTTGGTGATCTACAGAAACTTATCGAAAGGTCCTGTGCTTCAAAAATTACAGGAGTTGAGGATTTCAAGAATTAAACGAGATTCAAAATCTTTACAGCCATTAGGCACAAAGTACATTAATAAGCTAAAAAGGGAGGTAAAATCCAACACAAAAGATCCCGGGTGTCACCTCGTTCCCTGGACCGTGGATTTTATCCGGTTGCAGTGGGATACATTTATCGTTGCTCCGGTGATATATGAGGCCAACGCTTGTCAAAGGACCCGTgctcaatgtaaacaaacagaaACATACTGCTTACATTCTAGATCAAAGAAACCATCGAATTATGAAGTTCTGAGACATATTTACAGTACACAACTTGGCGTTTCACCTCCTGGAAACAGTTCTTGCAAACCATCTAAATACGGATCACTGACCATGATGTTATATGACAGAGACCGTGACCTTTATGAAATAAGAATCGTGCCAAACATGCGTGTCTTGGAGTGTGAGTGTTCTACATGTAGCTTGGGTTGA
- the LOC128167159 gene encoding uncharacterized protein LOC128167159 isoform X1 gives MDFQFSFCVFYWTFFVFCLMRCGPLNQENEMVTPSTKNIPVSEQKLLRNFMDALDRLDHDKYSDISFHSIENVNGEYEFDISELLADHDVTGVDLIWTTSIYNSCRFLWAGNDIIGLHGRRINSFVFFDFNHLFAMERSSKLIKIRLLPTPNCPLQNKPTNSFLVIYRNLSKGPVLQKLQELRISRIKRDSKSLQPLGTKYINKLKREVKSNTKDPGCHLVPWTVDFIRLQWDTFIVAPVIYEANACQRTRAQCKQTETYCLHSRSKKPSNYEVLRHIYSTQLGVSPPGNSSCKPSKYGSLTMMLYDRDRDLYEIRIVPNMRVLECECSTCSLG, from the exons ATGGATTTTCAATTCAGTTTTTGCGTCTTTTATTGgacattctttgttttttgtttaatgagATGTGGACCACTGAATCAAGAGAATGAAATGGTCACCCCGTCTACGAAAAACATCCCTGTATCAGAGCAGAAATTACTCAGGAATTTTATGGACGCGCTCGACAGATTAGACCATGATAAATATTCcgacatttcatttcattctaTAG AAAACGTGAATGGTGAGTACGAATTCGACATCAGCGAACTTCTGGCTGACCATGACGTCACAGGGGTGGATCTCATCTGGACAACATCTATATATAACTCCTGTCGGTTCTTATGGGCGGGGAATGACATCA taggATTACATGGAAGACGCATTAACagctttgttttctttgattttaatcacCTGTTCGCAATGGAGCGCTCCTCTAAACTGATTAAAATTCGATTGTTGCCAACACCGAATTGCCCCCTTCAAAACAAACCGACAAACTCGTTTTTGGTGATCTACAGAAACTTATCGAAAGGTCCTGTGCTTCAAAAATTACAGGAGTTGAGGATTTCAAGAATTAAACGAGATTCAAAATCTTTACAGCCATTAGGCACAAAGTACATTAATAAGCTAAAAAGGGAGGTAAAATCCAACACAAAAGATCCCGGGTGTCACCTCGTTCCCTGGACCGTGGATTTTATCCGGTTGCAGTGGGATACATTTATCGTTGCTCCGGTGATATATGAGGCCAACGCTTGTCAAAGGACCCGTgctcaatgtaaacaaacagaaACATACTGCTTACATTCTAGATCAAAGAAACCATCGAATTATGAAGTTCTGAGACATATTTACAGTACACAACTTGGCGTTTCACCTCCTGGAAACAGTTCTTGCAAACCATCTAAATACGGATCACTGACCATGATGTTATATGACAGAGACCGTGACCTTTATGAAATAAGAATCGTGCCAAACATGCGTGTCTTGGAGTGTGAGTGTTCTACATGTAGCTTGGGTTGA